Proteins encoded in a region of the Rutidosis leptorrhynchoides isolate AG116_Rl617_1_P2 chromosome 9, CSIRO_AGI_Rlap_v1, whole genome shotgun sequence genome:
- the LOC139867834 gene encoding uncharacterized protein produces MLFQDKVDFGPTYFKIFDSWFDRDDFDDTVHVAWETISMDSNLDIVAKFRLLKGHLKSWIHNSRSSEAKRLKEITSQIDELDNFIDAGVASEDDVQRRNKLASEKNDLTKFIDLDYLQKARVRWDVEGDENSKKFQFSLKRTRRLQHIQGLLVDGTWIDNPKDIKDCFFEHFKSKFDAHDSDFIFDDPRPRMVLTESECSMLEVDIEDDEIKKSRVALRDIRGFFSSCSMPRGANSAFFSLIPKIYNPMLITDFRPISLVGCFYKTVTKILTNRLQGVIDNIISPVQTTFIAGRQILDGPLMLSESIDWYKRKNKKMLMFKVDFEKAYDSVNWEYLLSMLSILEFGDKWCSWIKGCLFSARTSVLVNGSPTREFPLKRGLRQGDPLSPFLFIIVMEGLHLAFHQAMERNIIHGINVGTENISLSHFIYVDDVVIFSDWNAIELRRILLILEVFHKNFGFKVEY; encoded by the exons ATGTTATTTCAAGATAAGGTTGATTTTGGGCCTACGTATTTCAAGATTTTTGATTCATGGTTCGATAGAGATGATTTTGATGATACAGTTCATGTTGCTTGGGAGACGATTAGTATGGACTCAAATCTTGATATAGTGGCTAAATTTAGATTACTAAAAGGCCATTTAAAGAGTTGGATCCATAATTCTAGATCTAGTGAAGCGAAAAGATTAAAAGAAATCACGAGTCAGATTGATGAGTTAGACAATTTTATAGATGCGGGTGTTGCTAGTGAAGATGATGTTCAAAGACGCAACAAGTTAGCTTCCGAAAAGAATGACTTAACTAAATTCATTGATCTTGATTATCTTCAGAAGGCTAGAGTTAGATGGGATGTGGAGGGTGATGAGAATTCAAAAAAATTTCAATTCTCTTTGAAACGTACACGTCGTTTACAACATATTCAAGGTTTATTAGTTGACGGGACCTGGATCGATAACCCGAAAGATATAAAGGACTGTTTCTTCGAACACTTTAAGTCTAAATTCGATGCACATGATTCTGATTTTATTTTCGATGATCCTAGGCCGAGAATGGTTTTGACCGAATCGGAATGTTCTATGTTGGAAGTCGATATTGAAGACGACGAGATAAAAAAAAGCCGTGTGGCGTTGCG GGACATAAGAGGTTTTTTCTCTTCTTGTTCTATGCCTCGAGGTGCTAATTCGGCATTTTTTTCGCTTATTCCGAAGATATATAACCCGATGCTTATTACCGATTTTAGACCTATATCCTTAGTTGGTTGTTTTTATAAGACTGTTACCAAGATTCTTACGAATCGTCTTCAAGgggttattgataatattattagtccGGTTCAGACGACTTTTATCGCTGGAAGACAGATTTTAGACGGGCCTCTCATGTTGAGCGAGAGTATCGATTGGTATAAACGTAAAAATAAAAAGATGCTCATGTTCAAAGTCGATTTTGAGAAGGCGTATGATTCTGTTAATTGGGAGTATCTTTTATCTATGTTATCGATTCTTGAGTTTGGTGACAAATGGTGCTCTTGGATCAAGGGGTGCCTTTTTTCTGCCCGTACTTCGGTTCTTGTGAATGGCTCTCCGACTCGTGAATTTCCTTTGAAACGAGGCTTGAGACAAGGTGACCCGCTTAGcccttttttatttattattgttatggaaGGGCTACATTTAGCGTTCCATCAAGCCATGGAAAGAAATATTATTCATGGGATTAATGTGGGGACTGAGAATATTAGTCTTTCCCATTTTATTTATGTGGATGATGTTGTGATTTTTTCGGATTGGAATGCCATAGAATTGAGGCGAATTCTTCTTATCTTGGAAGTGTTTCATAAAAACTTCGGGTTTAAAGTTGAATATTAA